The following are from one region of the Halorussus rarus genome:
- a CDS encoding FAD-binding and (Fe-S)-binding domain-containing protein — protein MATHDAQDPALDARADYDYRSDESVRPGLVSDLAERVDGDVRFDGYSRQLYATDASAYEMTPIGVVFPTDTDDVAAVMAYCADREIPVLPRGGGTSLAGQAVNEAVVLDFTRYMDAVLDVNPDAETPTARAQPGAVLGELNEELAPHGLKFAPDPAWGDKSALGGAIGNNSTGAHSLKYGKTDAYVEECEVVLADGTVTTFGEVAVDDLRARGDADGDVEARIYAEVARILDEEAEAIDEVYPQLKRNVSGYNLDRLVDEAESGTVNLARLLAGSEGTLAIVTEAEVSLEPVPETKSMALLAYVDLLDAMEDVAHVLEHDPSAVEVLDDVLVDLARDTEEFADVVGMLPEGTNSVLLVEFYAEDDADGREKVADLLADRAGDLAFEALEAHDDAERARFWKLRKSGLPILLSRTSDAKHISFIEDAAVPPENLPEYVADFREVLEDNDTFASFYAHAGPGCLHIRPLVNTKSPAGINQMEAIADRATDLVVEYGGSVSGEHGDGHARTQWNRKLYGEHVWNVFRDLKTAFDPDWLLNPGNVCGDHDMTENLRFDPDYEFSAGFAPELEWENENGFQGMVELCHGCGGCRGGQDTTGGVMCPTYRAADEEVTATRGRANLLRQAMSGDLPEGEQFDVEFMAEVMDLCIGCKGCARDCPSEVDMAKLKAEIEHEHHRRHGASLRERLFAEIGTLSKVGSALAPVSNWASAVPGARTVMEKTVGIASERSLPTFHRETLEDWFAARGGPQVPESEATRKVALFPDTYTKHNHPEAGKAAVRVLEAAGVRVRLPAGVTDSGRPAHSKGFLDKSRERARTNVEALAPKVRDGWDVVVVEPSDAVMFQSDYLDLLGGDESPEASRSGEQYAEPRTADPEAGVADAEAGAASDGGAATANPDDLATAAERVAANTYGVCEYLDGFDLDLSFDAPDETLTYHGHCHQKATKKDTHAASVLREAGYEVDELDSGCCGMAGSFGYEAEHYSMSRQIGEILFEQVADSGGETVVAPGASCRAQLGDWEGLRSEPPHPIEKVAEAVRD, from the coding sequence ATGGCTACCCACGACGCGCAGGACCCGGCGCTGGACGCCCGCGCGGACTACGACTACCGGTCCGACGAGTCGGTCCGGCCGGGGCTCGTCTCGGATCTCGCGGAGCGCGTGGACGGCGACGTCCGCTTCGACGGCTACTCCCGGCAGCTCTACGCCACCGACGCCAGCGCCTACGAGATGACGCCCATCGGCGTCGTGTTCCCGACCGACACCGACGACGTGGCGGCGGTGATGGCATACTGCGCCGACCGCGAGATTCCGGTGCTGCCGCGGGGCGGCGGCACCAGCCTCGCGGGCCAGGCCGTCAACGAGGCGGTCGTCCTCGACTTCACCCGGTACATGGACGCCGTGCTCGACGTCAATCCCGACGCCGAGACCCCGACCGCTCGGGCCCAGCCCGGCGCGGTGCTCGGCGAACTCAACGAGGAACTCGCTCCGCACGGACTGAAGTTCGCGCCCGACCCGGCGTGGGGCGACAAGTCGGCGCTCGGCGGCGCCATCGGCAACAACTCGACGGGCGCCCACTCCCTGAAGTACGGCAAGACAGACGCCTACGTCGAGGAGTGCGAGGTCGTGCTCGCGGACGGCACGGTGACAACCTTCGGCGAGGTGGCCGTCGACGACCTCCGCGCCCGCGGCGACGCCGATGGCGACGTCGAGGCGCGCATCTACGCCGAGGTCGCCCGGATTCTCGACGAGGAGGCCGAGGCCATCGACGAGGTGTACCCGCAGCTCAAGCGCAACGTCTCGGGGTACAACCTCGACAGACTCGTCGACGAAGCGGAGTCCGGCACGGTCAACCTCGCCCGCCTGCTCGCGGGCAGCGAGGGCACCCTGGCAATCGTCACCGAGGCCGAGGTGAGTCTCGAACCCGTGCCCGAGACCAAGTCGATGGCGCTGCTGGCCTACGTCGACCTGCTCGACGCGATGGAGGACGTGGCCCACGTCCTCGAGCACGACCCGTCGGCGGTCGAGGTGCTCGACGACGTGCTCGTCGACCTCGCCCGCGACACCGAGGAGTTCGCCGACGTGGTCGGGATGCTCCCCGAGGGAACGAACTCGGTGCTGCTCGTGGAATTCTACGCCGAGGACGACGCGGACGGCCGCGAGAAGGTCGCCGACCTGCTCGCCGACCGAGCGGGCGACCTGGCGTTCGAGGCGCTGGAGGCCCACGACGACGCCGAGCGCGCCAGATTCTGGAAGCTCCGGAAGTCCGGGCTCCCGATCCTGCTCTCGCGGACCTCCGACGCCAAGCACATCTCGTTCATCGAGGACGCCGCGGTGCCGCCCGAGAACCTCCCCGAGTACGTCGCCGACTTCCGGGAGGTCCTCGAAGACAACGACACGTTCGCCAGCTTTTACGCCCACGCCGGCCCGGGCTGTCTCCACATCCGGCCGCTGGTGAACACCAAGTCGCCCGCCGGCATCAACCAGATGGAGGCCATCGCCGACCGCGCCACCGATCTGGTGGTCGAGTACGGCGGGTCGGTGTCCGGGGAACACGGCGACGGCCACGCCCGGACCCAGTGGAACCGCAAGCTCTACGGCGAGCACGTCTGGAACGTCTTCCGCGACCTCAAGACCGCGTTCGACCCCGACTGGCTGCTCAACCCGGGCAACGTCTGCGGCGACCACGACATGACCGAGAACCTCCGGTTCGACCCCGACTACGAGTTCTCGGCCGGATTCGCGCCCGAACTCGAGTGGGAGAACGAGAACGGCTTCCAGGGGATGGTCGAGCTCTGCCACGGCTGCGGCGGCTGTCGCGGCGGCCAGGACACCACCGGCGGGGTGATGTGCCCGACCTACCGGGCGGCCGACGAGGAGGTCACCGCGACCCGGGGCCGGGCGAACCTGCTCCGGCAGGCCATGTCCGGCGATCTGCCCGAGGGCGAGCAGTTCGACGTGGAGTTCATGGCCGAGGTGATGGACCTCTGCATCGGCTGCAAGGGCTGCGCCCGCGACTGCCCGAGCGAGGTCGACATGGCCAAGCTCAAGGCCGAGATCGAGCACGAGCACCACCGGCGGCACGGCGCGAGCCTGCGCGAGCGCCTGTTCGCCGAGATCGGGACCCTCTCGAAGGTCGGGAGCGCGCTCGCGCCGGTCTCGAACTGGGCGAGCGCGGTACCCGGCGCCCGGACGGTGATGGAGAAGACCGTCGGCATCGCCAGCGAGCGCTCGCTGCCGACGTTCCACCGCGAGACGCTCGAGGACTGGTTCGCTGCCCGCGGCGGCCCGCAGGTCCCCGAGTCGGAGGCGACCCGGAAAGTCGCGCTGTTCCCCGACACCTACACCAAACACAACCACCCGGAGGCGGGCAAGGCTGCTGTCCGGGTGCTCGAAGCCGCGGGCGTCCGCGTCCGCCTGCCGGCCGGCGTGACCGACAGCGGGCGACCCGCCCACTCGAAGGGCTTTCTCGACAAGTCCCGCGAGCGCGCTCGGACCAACGTCGAGGCGCTCGCGCCGAAGGTCCGCGACGGCTGGGACGTCGTGGTGGTCGAACCCTCCGACGCGGTGATGTTCCAGTCGGACTACCTCGACCTGCTCGGCGGCGACGAGAGCCCCGAAGCGAGTCGCTCCGGCGAGCAGTACGCCGAGCCCCGGACCGCCGACCCGGAGGCCGGGGTGGCCGACGCGGAGGCCGGAGCGGCCAGCGACGGCGGCGCAGCAACCGCGAACCCGGACGACCTCGCGACCGCGGCCGAGCGCGTGGCCGCCAACACGTACGGCGTCTGCGAGTACCTCGACGGCTTCGACCTCGACCTGTCGTTCGACGCGCCCGACGAGACGCTGACATACCACGGTCACTGCCACCAGAAGGCGACCAAGAAAGACACGCACGCCGCCAGCGTCCTCCGAGAGGCGGGCTACGAGGTCGACGAGCTCGACTCGGGCTGCTGCGGGATGGCCGGCAGCTTCGGCTACGAGGCCGAGCACTACTCGATGAGTCGACAGATCGGCGAGATCCTGTTCGAGCAGGTCGCCGATAGCGGCGGCGAGACGGTTGTCGCGCCGGGCGCGTCCTGCCGGGCCCAGCTCGGCGACTGGGAGGGGCTCCGGAGCGAGCCGCCCCACCCGATCGAGAAGGTCGCCGAGGCCGTCAGGGATTAG
- a CDS encoding SDR family oxidoreductase codes for MADDPLDGKAALVTGASSGIGEAAVHALAHDGADVALAARREKILDEVARTVEDEYGVETLVAPTNVRDEDSVEGTVEATVEEFGRLDVLVNNAGLARGDSVEEMTTGEYDTMMETNVDGVFYAARAAVPHVRETKGNLIFVGSFAGKFPRPFNPVYAASKWWVRGFAHSLEGNVGDDGVAVTVVNPSEVRTEFGSAYGESFAERFDEGEVTEPEEVAEAIAFAARQEKSTVSELDIYRRDKFSEF; via the coding sequence ATGGCAGACGACCCCCTCGACGGCAAGGCGGCACTGGTCACGGGCGCGAGCTCCGGCATCGGCGAGGCCGCGGTCCACGCGCTGGCTCACGACGGCGCGGACGTCGCGCTGGCGGCCCGACGAGAGAAGATCCTCGACGAGGTGGCCCGAACGGTCGAGGACGAGTACGGCGTCGAGACGCTAGTGGCTCCGACCAACGTCCGCGACGAGGACTCGGTCGAGGGGACGGTCGAGGCGACCGTCGAGGAGTTCGGCCGGCTCGACGTGCTGGTCAACAACGCGGGGCTCGCCCGCGGCGACTCGGTGGAGGAGATGACCACCGGCGAGTACGACACGATGATGGAGACGAACGTCGACGGCGTGTTCTACGCGGCCCGGGCCGCCGTCCCCCACGTCCGGGAGACGAAGGGGAACCTCATCTTCGTCGGGAGCTTCGCCGGGAAGTTCCCCCGGCCGTTCAATCCGGTGTACGCCGCTTCGAAGTGGTGGGTCCGCGGATTCGCCCACAGCCTCGAGGGCAACGTCGGCGACGACGGCGTGGCGGTGACGGTGGTCAACCCCTCGGAGGTCCGGACCGAGTTCGGGTCGGCCTACGGCGAGTCGTTCGCCGAGCGGTTCGACGAGGGCGAGGTGACCGAACCCGAGGAGGTCGCCGAGGCCATCGCGTTCGCGGCCCGCCAGGAGAAGTCGACGGTCAGCGAACTCGACATCTACCGGCGGGACAAGTTCTCGGAGTTCTAA
- a CDS encoding metal-dependent hydrolase family protein: MFVLRGGTVVDADGRREADVAVEDGEITAVGDAPDDADEEINVGGQFVAPGLVDAHVHLMMDGRADPATVEGDGEAALAYRAAANLRDALDAGVTTVRDLGAAGTVALDAGRAVERGVLEGPRVLACGQNVVMTGGHGHWFGREADGVPEVKKAVREQLKRGADVVKCMATGGVLTEGALTGAPELDEAELEAVVSAAEAKRVPTAAHAHGTAGIKHAVRAGVSSVEHGTFMDREAAELMADRGTYWVPTAKALYGIVDAGTEAGIPEFAVEKAEAAKEAWAEAFDHALDAGVDIAMGTDAGTPFNYHRDIPEELGLMVDHGLSERQALEAATVNAADLLGLDDVGTVSEGARADLVVLDDDPLSDVTAWQSPARVVRRGTAVR, from the coding sequence ATGTTCGTTCTTCGAGGCGGGACGGTCGTGGACGCCGACGGGCGGCGCGAGGCCGACGTGGCGGTCGAGGACGGCGAGATAACGGCGGTCGGCGACGCGCCCGACGACGCGGACGAGGAGATCAACGTTGGCGGGCAGTTCGTCGCGCCCGGACTTGTGGACGCCCACGTCCATCTCATGATGGACGGCCGGGCCGACCCCGCGACCGTAGAGGGCGACGGGGAGGCCGCGCTGGCCTACCGGGCGGCGGCCAACCTCCGGGACGCGCTCGACGCGGGCGTGACGACCGTCCGGGACCTCGGCGCCGCGGGGACCGTGGCGCTCGACGCCGGTCGAGCAGTCGAGCGGGGCGTGCTGGAGGGCCCGCGGGTCCTCGCCTGCGGGCAGAACGTCGTGATGACCGGCGGCCACGGCCACTGGTTCGGCCGGGAGGCCGACGGCGTGCCCGAGGTGAAGAAGGCGGTCCGCGAGCAACTCAAGCGGGGCGCCGACGTGGTCAAGTGCATGGCGACCGGCGGCGTCCTGACCGAGGGCGCGCTGACCGGCGCGCCCGAACTCGACGAGGCGGAGCTCGAGGCCGTCGTGTCGGCCGCCGAGGCCAAGCGCGTCCCGACCGCGGCCCACGCCCACGGCACCGCCGGCATCAAGCACGCGGTCCGGGCCGGAGTCTCCAGCGTGGAACACGGGACGTTCATGGACCGCGAGGCCGCCGAACTGATGGCCGACCGGGGAACCTACTGGGTGCCGACCGCGAAGGCGCTGTACGGCATCGTCGACGCCGGCACCGAGGCCGGCATCCCCGAGTTCGCGGTCGAGAAGGCCGAGGCGGCCAAGGAGGCGTGGGCCGAGGCGTTCGACCACGCGCTCGACGCCGGCGTCGACATCGCGATGGGGACCGACGCCGGCACGCCGTTCAACTACCACCGCGACATCCCCGAGGAGCTCGGACTGATGGTCGACCACGGGCTCTCGGAGCGCCAGGCGCTGGAGGCCGCGACGGTCAACGCCGCCGACCTGCTGGGACTCGACGACGTCGGCACGGTCTCGGAGGGGGCTCGCGCGGACCTCGTGGTCCTCGACGACGACCCCCTGTCGGACGTCACCGCCTGGCAGTCGCCGGCCCGCGTCGTGCGGCGTGGAACCGCGGTCCGGTGA
- a CDS encoding helix-turn-helix transcriptional regulator, with protein MPGAAAAQTSSTASSEAAGAPQTLVATDNFDSVEFHITVFENGTAEWSFTYQRRLDNDSERQQFQQFADEFNNNSTALFTDFRRQGRQLTSAGHNTTDRVMEAEGFSKTADVGGLNDNLGIVKMSFQWTGFGYSADNSDNIMIGDVFEGGLYIGPNQSLVIHAGPGLKFEAVKPAAPAQPSGSDLGSSDTVTWQGERDFIDQRPRVTFQPVRGTVTVTTTTTTTTNESAGGGDSDETTAPGAGQQPAGDDWPLLMMFVAAVVVLLGLAAAFAWRQGDFGSFAADADDPGDDDGGATATRNGGSTAAEPSVSDEELLTDEARVKKLLDENGGRMKQVNIVDETGWSKSKVSMLLSEMEEDGDISKLRVGRENIISLEGHEPDAAGSPLEGE; from the coding sequence ATGCCGGGCGCTGCCGCCGCACAGACGTCGAGCACCGCGTCGAGCGAGGCGGCCGGCGCTCCGCAGACGCTCGTCGCCACCGACAACTTCGACAGCGTCGAGTTCCACATCACCGTCTTCGAGAACGGGACGGCGGAGTGGTCGTTCACCTACCAGCGGCGGCTCGACAACGACTCCGAGCGCCAACAGTTCCAGCAGTTCGCCGACGAGTTCAACAACAACTCGACGGCGCTGTTCACCGACTTCAGGCGCCAGGGCCGCCAGCTGACGAGTGCCGGCCACAACACGACCGACCGGGTGATGGAGGCCGAGGGCTTCTCGAAGACGGCAGACGTCGGCGGTCTCAACGACAACCTCGGCATCGTGAAGATGTCGTTCCAGTGGACCGGCTTCGGCTACTCGGCCGACAACAGCGACAACATCATGATCGGCGACGTGTTCGAGGGCGGGCTCTACATCGGCCCGAACCAGTCGCTGGTGATCCACGCCGGACCGGGCCTCAAGTTCGAGGCGGTCAAGCCCGCGGCGCCGGCCCAGCCGTCGGGTAGCGACCTCGGGTCGAGCGACACGGTGACCTGGCAGGGCGAACGCGACTTCATCGACCAGCGGCCGCGGGTGACGTTCCAGCCGGTTCGGGGGACCGTCACCGTGACCACGACCACGACCACGACGACGAACGAATCCGCCGGCGGCGGAGACTCCGACGAGACCACCGCGCCGGGCGCCGGCCAGCAGCCCGCCGGCGACGACTGGCCGCTGCTGATGATGTTCGTCGCCGCAGTGGTGGTCCTGCTGGGACTGGCGGCCGCGTTCGCCTGGCGGCAGGGCGACTTCGGGTCGTTCGCGGCCGACGCCGACGACCCCGGCGACGACGACGGCGGGGCGACCGCCACCCGAAACGGCGGGTCGACGGCGGCCGAACCGTCGGTCAGCGACGAGGAACTGCTCACCGACGAGGCCCGCGTCAAGAAGCTGCTCGACGAGAACGGCGGCCGGATGAAGCAGGTCAACATCGTGGACGAGACCGGCTGGTCGAAGTCGAAGGTGAGCATGCTCCTCTCGGAGATGGAGGAGGACGGCGACATCAGCAAACTCCGGGTCGGTCGGGAGAACATCATCAGCCTCGAAGGTCACGAGCCCGACGCTGCCGGGTCGCCGCTCGAAGGCGAGTAG
- a CDS encoding tyrosine-type recombinase/integrase yields MKNADEATTPLEGITVVPEPSAELLNERQQIDYRNQREQCLEWLLVFGKDPKKAEGYARTTVKNRAHRMDQFYRWVWDRDGYTTTVTHDHADAYLRWLAKQDHSNAHKDNCRKALLMLYKWREHEHGLDEWDPELSFSTGHKTTTPRDYLTREERGQIREAALEYGSVPSYKGLDSQERDRWKAYLAQRFEKPKSEVTPEDWDEANGWKIPSLVSVSLDAGLRPIEVERAVTGWVDIENAVLRIPKEQSSKNTGHWIVGLQDRTAETLDRWLEQRENDPTYDDTDKLWLTRFSNTYGSASLRKVLRRLCDQADIPYENRQMSWYSIRHSTGTYMTREEDLAAAQAQLRHKSPETTMKYDQAPVEDRQDALDRMG; encoded by the coding sequence ATGAAGAACGCCGACGAGGCAACGACCCCTCTAGAGGGAATCACGGTCGTCCCCGAACCCTCTGCAGAACTCCTCAACGAACGCCAACAGATCGACTACCGCAACCAGCGCGAGCAGTGCCTCGAATGGCTGCTCGTATTCGGAAAAGACCCCAAGAAAGCCGAGGGTTACGCACGCACTACCGTCAAGAACCGCGCCCACCGAATGGACCAGTTCTACCGATGGGTGTGGGACCGCGACGGATACACGACGACCGTCACGCACGACCACGCCGACGCATACCTGAGATGGCTCGCCAAGCAGGACCACAGCAACGCCCACAAGGACAACTGCCGGAAGGCGCTACTGATGCTGTACAAGTGGCGCGAGCACGAACACGGGTTAGACGAGTGGGACCCGGAGCTGTCCTTCAGTACCGGTCACAAGACGACTACGCCGCGCGACTACCTGACCCGCGAGGAACGCGGCCAGATTCGAGAAGCCGCGCTCGAATACGGAAGCGTCCCGTCGTACAAGGGCCTCGATTCCCAGGAGCGCGACCGGTGGAAGGCCTACCTCGCCCAGCGCTTCGAGAAACCGAAATCCGAAGTGACGCCGGAAGACTGGGACGAGGCGAACGGCTGGAAGATTCCGAGTCTCGTCTCGGTGAGTCTCGACGCAGGACTGCGTCCAATCGAAGTCGAGCGTGCCGTGACGGGCTGGGTCGATATCGAGAACGCCGTGTTGCGTATCCCGAAGGAGCAGTCCTCGAAGAACACCGGCCACTGGATCGTGGGTCTTCAGGACCGGACGGCCGAGACGCTCGACCGATGGCTTGAGCAGCGTGAGAACGACCCGACGTACGACGATACCGACAAGCTCTGGCTGACCCGGTTCAGCAACACCTACGGGTCAGCCTCACTGCGAAAGGTCCTCCGCCGGCTCTGCGATCAGGCGGACATCCCATACGAAAACCGACAAATGAGTTGGTACTCAATACGTCACTCTACTGGTACTTACATGACCAGAGAGGAAGATCTCGCCGCAGCCCAAGCTCAACTCCGGCACAAGAGTCCAGAGACGACGATGAAGTACGACCAAGCGCCCGTGGAGGATCGTCAGGACGCATTAGACCGGATGGGGTGA
- a CDS encoding tyrosine-type recombinase/integrase, whose amino-acid sequence MPDHQPKPITNALAESLSDDASRVQRDLDEFYNWMLTKGKNPNRRQPLSSSLSENYHARVDQVFRFVIDRFNPSDPTELTHDQADLIVKWLDRDEICTQSGDPYSETSKRKFADALQKYFAWKHDQNGAEKWRPRINFTDGEHEHADKLNFKERWQVLQAAKEYGSLPSYYETSEEERDKIDSLVAQRLGKPKAEVMRKDWERADTSNKVGSLIAVALETGIIPIEVKRARTDWYDAKRNILKITKEDAGKNRPTTELPLTERTGDLLSKWMQERRHYEKYDGTNRLWLNRDGNPYNSKNLCYLLRQLCDETGIDRENRKIVWYSLRHNLGQSIEETEDVSQARDQLRHEHIETTKQTYGESTIESRRHTLEKVNETARRAVEEEGFNPYADEPDQSTPQPQEHSTTSSEYSSPNHIDAIVDSREQRVDLARKLLSEDD is encoded by the coding sequence ATGCCAGACCACCAACCAAAACCGATCACGAACGCGCTTGCGGAGTCACTCAGTGACGACGCGAGCAGAGTACAGCGCGATCTCGACGAGTTCTACAACTGGATGCTGACGAAGGGGAAGAACCCGAACCGACGACAGCCGCTGTCATCGTCGCTGTCGGAGAACTATCACGCACGCGTTGACCAAGTCTTCAGATTCGTCATCGACCGCTTTAACCCATCGGACCCGACGGAACTCACGCACGATCAGGCGGATCTGATCGTCAAGTGGTTGGACCGTGACGAAATCTGCACGCAGAGCGGTGATCCGTACTCGGAGACGAGCAAGCGGAAGTTCGCTGATGCGCTCCAGAAGTACTTCGCGTGGAAGCACGACCAGAACGGGGCAGAGAAATGGCGGCCGCGGATCAACTTCACTGACGGTGAGCACGAACACGCCGACAAACTAAATTTCAAAGAGCGTTGGCAGGTTCTCCAAGCGGCAAAGGAGTACGGTTCGCTGCCATCGTACTACGAGACGTCCGAGGAGGAGCGCGACAAGATCGATAGTCTAGTCGCGCAGCGACTCGGGAAACCGAAAGCCGAAGTCATGAGAAAAGACTGGGAGCGCGCAGACACCAGCAATAAAGTCGGTTCGCTCATCGCCGTGGCCCTGGAAACGGGGATCATTCCGATTGAGGTCAAGCGAGCGCGTACGGACTGGTACGACGCGAAGCGGAACATCCTCAAAATCACGAAAGAAGATGCCGGCAAAAACCGCCCGACTACAGAACTGCCGCTAACAGAGCGAACTGGCGATTTGCTTAGCAAGTGGATGCAAGAGCGTCGCCACTACGAGAAATACGACGGAACGAACCGTCTCTGGCTCAACCGTGACGGGAACCCGTACAATTCGAAGAATCTCTGCTACCTACTCAGGCAGCTCTGCGATGAAACTGGCATCGACCGCGAGAACCGGAAGATTGTGTGGTACAGTCTCCGGCACAACTTGGGACAGTCAATCGAAGAAACAGAGGACGTGTCGCAAGCACGCGATCAACTTCGCCACGAACACATCGAGACTACGAAGCAGACCTACGGTGAGTCCACCATCGAGAGCCGACGGCATACGCTCGAAAAAGTAAACGAAACCGCACGGCGAGCGGTCGAGGAAGAGGGGTTCAATCCCTATGCGGACGAACCAGACCAATCAACTCCACAGCCCCAGGAACACTCCACCACATCATCGGAGTATAGTTCTCCCAATCACATCGATGCGATTGTGGATAGTCGAGAGCAGCGTGTTGACTTGGCGCGAAAATTGTTGTCCGAGGACGATTGA
- a CDS encoding type II toxin-antitoxin system HicB family antitoxin, giving the protein MPTITIEREDDWFVITDEETGVTTQGETKLESLLMLADALAGYEDADEDLLAMALDVFVPEPEAEELVAELRGDEYEPPNVSEEQIRKQRDATLRLAKSYRTTDYGLLGYG; this is encoded by the coding sequence ATGCCGACGATTACGATTGAGCGAGAAGACGATTGGTTCGTGATTACGGACGAAGAGACCGGAGTGACGACGCAGGGAGAGACGAAACTGGAGTCGTTGCTGATGTTGGCTGATGCACTCGCTGGCTACGAAGACGCAGATGAAGACCTGCTAGCGATGGCACTCGACGTGTTCGTTCCCGAACCGGAGGCCGAGGAGTTGGTCGCTGAATTACGCGGTGACGAGTACGAGCCTCCGAATGTGTCTGAGGAACAGATTCGGAAACAACGTGATGCTACGCTACGACTGGCGAAATCCTACAGGACTACGGACTACGGACTACTCGGATACGGATAA